One Catalinimonas alkaloidigena DNA window includes the following coding sequences:
- a CDS encoding DUF3078 domain-containing protein → MASKHPLFFLLSFLLLAGALRAQPTQPDTLLPYFLPPVDAQEYDLAGLAPYLVTPPDTFHLWQYGSAFDVDFQQISLSNWAGGGQDAISLRGQMRLFGVMDNGVALWENRLDLVYGITRQEQATGIRKTDDNLQFVSKYGYELKGPWHISAGLDFRTQFSPGYRYPNRDTEVLVSDFLSPGFLLLSLGFEAQQNNFYSMRLSPISGKLTIVRDDSLAARYQVVPGEKVRREIGVQVDGSFQRKILENISFNTRATFFSAFDTFGNVDINWESQLELRVNRYVSSKVTTLLIYDDDLNVPRGDDRPPGPAIQFRESVVVGFSLRL, encoded by the coding sequence ATGGCTAGCAAGCACCCTCTTTTTTTTCTCCTGAGTTTCCTCCTGCTTGCTGGCGCCCTGCGTGCGCAACCCACGCAACCCGATACGCTGCTGCCCTATTTTCTGCCCCCCGTCGATGCGCAGGAGTACGATCTGGCAGGGTTGGCGCCTTACCTGGTTACCCCCCCGGATACGTTTCACCTCTGGCAATACGGTTCCGCGTTTGACGTAGACTTTCAGCAGATCAGCTTGTCGAACTGGGCCGGTGGTGGGCAAGACGCTATCTCGCTCCGAGGCCAGATGCGCCTGTTTGGCGTGATGGATAATGGGGTGGCGCTTTGGGAAAACCGCCTGGATCTAGTATACGGCATTACCCGGCAAGAACAGGCGACAGGCATCCGCAAAACTGACGATAACCTTCAGTTTGTTTCCAAATACGGATATGAGTTAAAAGGTCCCTGGCACATTTCGGCAGGGCTCGATTTCCGGACGCAGTTCAGCCCGGGATACCGTTACCCCAACCGGGATACCGAAGTGTTGGTCTCTGACTTTCTTTCTCCCGGCTTTTTGTTGTTATCTCTGGGTTTTGAAGCGCAACAGAATAACTTTTATTCGATGCGCTTGTCGCCCATTTCGGGAAAACTCACCATCGTGCGGGACGATTCGCTGGCGGCGCGCTATCAGGTCGTGCCGGGCGAGAAAGTAAGGCGAGAAATTGGGGTCCAGGTCGATGGCTCCTTTCAACGTAAAATCCTGGAAAACATCTCGTTCAACACCCGGGCTACGTTTTTCTCGGCGTTCGATACGTTCGGCAACGTGGACATCAACTGGGAGTCGCAGCTGGAGTTGCGTGTCAACCGCTATGTTTCGTCCAAAGTGACGACCCTTTTGATTTACGACGATGACCTGAACGTTCCGCGAGGCGACGACCGGCCGCCCGGACCGGCCATTCAGTTTCGGGAGTCGGTGGTTGTAGGCTTTTCTCTACGATTGTAG
- a CDS encoding nucleotide pyrophosphohydrolase gives MTIEEAQQTVDAWIQSTGVRYFNELTNMAILTEEVGEVARIISRQYGEQSFKESDRGKELADELADVLFVVICLANQTGVDLTAALQKNLEKKTLRDAQRHQQNEKLRKG, from the coding sequence ATGACTATAGAAGAAGCACAGCAGACCGTCGATGCGTGGATTCAGTCCACAGGGGTACGCTATTTCAACGAGCTGACCAACATGGCGATTCTGACCGAGGAAGTGGGCGAGGTGGCACGGATCATCTCCCGCCAATACGGAGAGCAGTCGTTCAAGGAATCGGACCGCGGAAAAGAACTGGCCGACGAACTGGCCGACGTATTGTTCGTGGTGATCTGCTTGGCTAACCAGACGGGGGTGGACCTGACGGCCGCGTTGCAGAAAAATCTGGAGAAAAAGACGCTGCGTGATGCACAACGGCACCAGCAGAATGAGAAGTTACGAAAGGGCTAA
- a CDS encoding mechanosensitive ion channel family protein — MRERIYEVFQEFFDHIIQGLPSFMVGTFFLLLFLGLGLLLRFVFRKRVAAKADDPLLANFIGRLALILMLIFGGIIFLNQLGLSGAAGGLLAGAGVTAVVLGFAFQDIGENFLSGFFLAFGRPFGVGDIIEIEGFMGKVNSLNLRNTHIRTFDGRDIFIPNSLLIKNPLVNYTRDGLMRHDFVIGLDYGSDVMEATRIIMETLRGIDTIVKSDGLMPFVTIDEFSTSTINLRVHFWINTYDILNSGTVLKSEVMREILNALIRNKFNLPADIVELKIYQEGQPIPVSVRDLDAKTG, encoded by the coding sequence GTGCGCGAACGTATCTACGAAGTCTTTCAAGAGTTCTTCGATCACATCATCCAAGGATTGCCCTCGTTTATGGTGGGCACCTTTTTCCTGTTACTGTTTCTGGGCCTCGGCCTGTTGTTGCGATTCGTCTTCCGGAAGCGGGTGGCCGCCAAAGCAGACGATCCGCTGTTGGCCAATTTTATCGGGCGGCTGGCGCTGATTCTGATGCTCATTTTCGGCGGCATCATTTTCCTGAACCAACTGGGTTTGAGTGGAGCCGCTGGCGGTTTGCTGGCCGGGGCGGGCGTCACGGCCGTCGTGCTGGGGTTTGCGTTTCAGGACATCGGCGAAAACTTTCTGTCCGGCTTTTTTCTGGCGTTTGGGCGGCCGTTTGGCGTAGGCGATATCATCGAAATCGAAGGATTTATGGGGAAAGTGAACTCGCTAAACCTGCGCAATACCCACATTCGTACGTTCGACGGGCGCGATATTTTCATCCCCAATTCCCTATTGATTAAAAATCCGCTGGTCAATTACACGCGCGACGGTCTGATGCGCCACGATTTTGTGATCGGACTGGATTACGGCAGCGACGTGATGGAAGCCACCCGCATCATCATGGAAACGCTTCGCGGCATCGACACGATCGTGAAATCCGACGGCCTGATGCCGTTTGTGACGATCGATGAATTCAGCACCAGCACCATCAACCTGCGGGTGCATTTTTGGATCAATACCTACGATATTCTGAACTCCGGCACCGTGCTGAAAAGCGAAGTGATGCGGGAGATTTTAAATGCGTTGATTCGCAACAAGTTCAACCTGCCGGCCGACATTGTTGAGTTGAAGATCTACCAGGAGGGGCAGCCCATTCCGGTCAGTGTACGCGACCTGGATGCAAAGACCGGTTGA
- a CDS encoding GH1 family beta-glucosidase yields MTRHEFGAAFAWGVSSAAYQTEGACDRHGKGASIWDRFANTRGRIQRNENANAACEFYDRYADDVQLLRSLRIPNFRFSLAWSRILPQGTGAVNPQGLDFYDRLIDQCLEQGITPWVTLYHWDLPQALEDRGGWTNRAIVDWFVEYATLCVQRYGDRVRHWMVLNEPMVFTGAGYFLGIHAPGRRGLNNFLPAVHHATLCQAEGGRVVRAHCPDAQLGTTFSCSYVTPWRANARDGAAAQRVDALLNRLFLEPALGRGYPVQELPVLKRLERWMRPEDEGKLAFPFDFIGVQNYTREVIRHSWFTPYLQARLVPAPKRDVPLTLMNWEVYPESLYHMLMQYAAYDNIPRLIVTENGAAFADQVIDGTVHDPQRLAYIRACLEQVQRAQRDGAPVDGYFIWTFTDNFEWAEGYRPRFGLVHVDFQTQRRIIKASGQWYRDFLSES; encoded by the coding sequence ATGACCCGACACGAGTTTGGCGCAGCGTTCGCGTGGGGAGTTTCGTCGGCGGCATACCAGACCGAAGGTGCCTGCGACCGTCACGGCAAGGGGGCATCCATCTGGGATCGGTTTGCCAACACGCGTGGGCGCATCCAGCGCAACGAAAACGCCAACGCCGCCTGCGAGTTTTACGACCGCTACGCTGACGATGTGCAACTACTGCGGTCGCTCCGCATCCCTAACTTCCGCTTTTCGCTGGCGTGGTCGCGCATTCTGCCCCAGGGCACCGGCGCTGTTAACCCACAAGGCCTTGACTTTTACGACCGACTGATCGACCAGTGTCTGGAACAAGGCATTACGCCCTGGGTAACGCTCTACCACTGGGACCTGCCGCAGGCGCTGGAAGACCGCGGCGGTTGGACAAACCGAGCCATCGTCGACTGGTTCGTCGAGTACGCCACCCTTTGCGTACAACGCTACGGCGACCGCGTGCGTCACTGGATGGTGCTGAACGAACCGATGGTCTTTACGGGCGCGGGCTATTTTCTGGGCATTCATGCGCCGGGGCGCCGGGGCCTGAACAACTTCTTACCGGCGGTCCATCATGCCACGCTCTGCCAGGCGGAAGGGGGGCGGGTTGTGCGTGCGCATTGTCCGGATGCCCAGCTGGGCACCACGTTTTCGTGTTCGTACGTGACGCCCTGGCGAGCGAACGCGCGCGATGGGGCGGCGGCCCAGCGTGTGGATGCGCTTCTAAATCGGCTCTTTCTGGAACCCGCCCTGGGGCGCGGCTACCCTGTACAGGAGTTGCCGGTGCTGAAGCGGCTGGAGCGCTGGATGCGGCCGGAAGACGAAGGCAAACTGGCGTTTCCTTTTGACTTTATCGGTGTCCAGAACTATACGCGTGAGGTGATCCGGCATTCGTGGTTTACGCCCTATCTACAGGCGCGGCTGGTACCCGCTCCCAAGCGGGACGTGCCCCTGACGCTGATGAACTGGGAAGTGTATCCCGAGTCGCTTTACCACATGCTGATGCAGTATGCCGCCTACGACAACATTCCGCGGCTGATCGTCACAGAAAACGGTGCGGCGTTCGCGGATCAGGTCATCGACGGTACGGTGCACGACCCCCAGCGCCTTGCGTACATCCGGGCCTGTCTGGAGCAGGTACAACGCGCGCAGCGGGACGGGGCACCCGTCGATGGATATTTTATCTGGACGTTTACCGACAATTTCGAGTGGGCAGAGGGCTATCGGCCGCGCTTCGGGCTGGTCCATGTCGACTTTCAGACGCAGCGGCGCATCATAAAAGCCTCGGGGCAATGGTACCGCGATTTCCTGAGCGAATCCTGA
- a CDS encoding glycosyltransferase family protein — protein MKVLYAIQGTGNGHLSRARDIIPVLQQRADVDILVSGTQADVKLPYPIRYQCGGMGFVFGKSGGVDLWQTYRQANTGRFYREVRDLPVHNYDLVINDFEPVSAWACRWQRTPCVALSHQYAVLAPTAPKPIERDRFGEFILKQYAPATAHYGFHFASFAENIYTPVIRAQVRRLTPTDLGHYTVYLPSYDDEKLVKKLSRFPDVRWEVFSKHNRHPFTRQNVTIRPVDNEAFLHSMATSSGVLCGAGFETPAEALFLGKKLLVIPMKTQYEQQCNAAALSAMGVPVIKSLKKKHFPILETWLQHGQPIPVHFPDLTQCILERILDTHTAPQASSLLAASF, from the coding sequence ATGAAAGTACTGTATGCCATCCAAGGCACGGGCAACGGCCACCTGAGCCGCGCGCGTGATATAATTCCCGTTTTGCAGCAACGCGCCGACGTTGACATTCTGGTCAGCGGCACGCAGGCCGATGTGAAGTTACCTTATCCGATCCGCTACCAGTGCGGGGGCATGGGCTTCGTGTTTGGTAAGAGTGGCGGCGTGGACCTGTGGCAGACCTACCGCCAGGCGAATACCGGGCGCTTTTACCGCGAAGTGCGGGACCTGCCTGTGCACAATTACGATCTGGTCATCAACGACTTCGAACCTGTTTCGGCCTGGGCCTGTCGCTGGCAGCGTACGCCTTGCGTCGCGCTGAGCCATCAGTATGCCGTGCTGGCCCCGACCGCGCCCAAGCCCATTGAGCGCGATCGCTTCGGGGAGTTTATTTTAAAACAGTATGCACCCGCAACGGCACACTACGGGTTTCATTTTGCTTCTTTTGCCGAGAACATTTATACACCGGTGATTCGCGCGCAGGTGCGTCGGCTGACGCCTACCGACCTGGGCCATTATACGGTTTACCTGCCTTCGTACGACGACGAGAAACTGGTCAAGAAGCTGAGCCGATTCCCCGACGTCCGGTGGGAGGTCTTCTCGAAACACAATCGCCATCCGTTTACCCGGCAGAACGTTACGATCCGCCCGGTCGACAACGAAGCCTTTTTGCACAGCATGGCTACCAGCAGTGGGGTGCTGTGCGGCGCCGGGTTCGAAACCCCCGCCGAAGCGCTGTTTCTGGGCAAAAAGTTGTTGGTCATCCCCATGAAAACGCAGTATGAGCAGCAGTGCAACGCCGCCGCGCTGAGTGCCATGGGTGTGCCGGTGATCAAGAGCCTGAAGAAGAAACACTTCCCGATCCTTGAAACGTGGCTGCAGCACGGGCAGCCCATTCCTGTCCATTTTCCTGACCTGACCCAATGCATTTTAGAGCGCATCCTCGATACGCACACCGCGCCGCAGGCTTCGTCGCTGTTGGCGGCTTCTTTTTAA
- a CDS encoding UDP-2,3-diacylglucosamine diphosphatase translates to MKDKKRKVEVVVISDVHLGTYGSKARQLHRYLKSIRPKILVINGDLIDIWRFSKNYWPKAHMQVVKRLFGLMADGTRVYYVTGNHDEMMRKFVGLKFGTCEIVNKVVLELKGQKAWFFHGDVFDVTMQHSKWLAQLGAVGYGMLIVLNRCVNFCSELMGRGKISLSKAIKDRVSSALKKKSEFEQTAADLAISKGYAYVICGHIHQPLIKEMANEHGKVCYLNSGDWVENMTALEYHKGDWSIYRHEDAEEADDEHEEPDLSTFDNQELFRQLMQEVRG, encoded by the coding sequence ATGAAGGACAAAAAGCGAAAAGTAGAGGTAGTGGTCATCTCTGATGTCCACCTGGGCACCTACGGCAGCAAAGCCCGGCAATTGCATCGTTACCTGAAAAGCATCCGACCCAAAATTCTCGTCATCAACGGCGACCTGATCGACATCTGGCGCTTCAGTAAAAATTACTGGCCGAAAGCCCACATGCAGGTCGTCAAGCGCTTGTTTGGCCTGATGGCCGACGGTACGCGGGTGTATTACGTGACAGGGAACCACGACGAGATGATGCGCAAATTTGTCGGCCTGAAGTTCGGGACATGCGAGATCGTCAACAAAGTGGTGCTGGAGTTGAAAGGGCAGAAAGCCTGGTTTTTTCACGGCGACGTGTTCGACGTCACGATGCAACACTCCAAGTGGCTGGCGCAACTGGGCGCGGTGGGCTACGGCATGCTGATCGTGCTGAACCGGTGCGTCAACTTTTGCTCGGAGTTGATGGGCCGGGGCAAAATTTCCCTTTCCAAGGCCATTAAAGACCGGGTGTCGTCGGCGCTGAAGAAGAAATCGGAATTTGAGCAAACGGCTGCCGATCTGGCCATTTCAAAAGGATACGCTTACGTGATCTGTGGCCACATTCATCAGCCCCTGATCAAAGAAATGGCGAACGAACACGGCAAGGTCTGTTATCTGAATTCCGGCGACTGGGTCGAGAACATGACGGCGCTGGAGTACCACAAAGGAGACTGGAGCATTTACCGCCACGAAGATGCCGAAGAAGCCGACGACGAGCACGAGGAGCCGGATCTGTCGACCTTCGACAATCAGGAGCTGTTCCGTCAGTTAATGCAGGAGGTGAGAGGATGA
- a CDS encoding glycosyltransferase, with amino-acid sequence MQSDALYHLTPERKRNTLLIEAAWEVCNQVGGIYTVIRTKVPAAVGFWGDNYCLIGPWFANMAQGEFDPIEPGNDAVGRAVRALLDKGVEVHYGRWLVSGRPRVILLNPLSDLPQTNANKHYYWEAHGIASPTGDDLYDKVLAFSHLVTLFYEQLTAARQESLSIIAHFHEWMAGLPIADIRRNQWPIRTVFTTHATLLGRYIAMNDEQFYEKLDQYDWLHEAQHYGIEHMVRIERAATAHCDVMTTVSQVTGSECEFLLGRKPDLLLPNGLNIERFVALHEFQNLHQQYKNKIHQFVMGHFFQSYSFDLDNTLYFFTSGRYEYRNKGFDLTLEALARLNWRMQQAGMSTTVVMFFVTRRPYRSINPEVLESRGVMEELRETCNAIEKQIGERLFQVAASQHEHRLPDLNQFVDDYWRLRFRRTLQSWRSTHLPSIITHNLIDDQDDEILNFMRRANLLNHAHDRVKMVYHPDFISPMNPLFGMEYGQFVRGCHLGIFPSYYEPWGYTPLECGASGVPSVTSDLSGFGDYVMNAFDNHKDCGMYVVNRRRKTFYQAADQLADILFQFVQFSRRDRINQRNKVESLSATFDWKYLGKFYLEAYDRALA; translated from the coding sequence ATGCAATCTGATGCCCTCTACCACCTAACTCCTGAACGGAAAAGAAATACCCTCCTGATCGAAGCTGCCTGGGAGGTTTGTAACCAAGTTGGCGGCATCTACACCGTGATTCGCACCAAGGTCCCCGCGGCCGTTGGCTTTTGGGGCGACAATTATTGCCTGATTGGCCCCTGGTTCGCCAACATGGCCCAAGGCGAGTTCGATCCGATCGAACCGGGGAACGATGCCGTCGGGCGGGCCGTGCGGGCATTGCTGGACAAAGGCGTGGAAGTTCACTACGGACGCTGGCTGGTGTCGGGGCGTCCCCGCGTCATTCTGTTGAATCCGCTGAGTGATCTGCCCCAGACCAACGCCAACAAGCATTACTACTGGGAAGCGCACGGCATTGCTTCGCCAACGGGCGATGACCTGTACGACAAAGTGCTGGCTTTCAGCCACCTGGTCACGCTGTTTTACGAGCAACTGACCGCCGCACGCCAGGAGAGTCTGAGCATCATTGCGCACTTCCACGAGTGGATGGCCGGGTTGCCCATCGCCGACATCCGGCGAAACCAGTGGCCCATCCGCACGGTGTTTACCACCCACGCCACGCTGCTGGGGCGCTACATCGCGATGAACGACGAGCAGTTTTACGAAAAGCTGGATCAATACGACTGGTTGCACGAAGCGCAACACTACGGCATCGAGCACATGGTGCGGATCGAGCGCGCCGCCACAGCCCACTGTGACGTGATGACGACCGTCAGCCAGGTAACCGGCAGCGAGTGCGAATTTCTGCTGGGTCGGAAACCGGATCTGCTTTTGCCCAACGGCCTGAACATCGAACGCTTCGTGGCCCTGCACGAATTTCAGAACCTGCACCAACAGTACAAAAACAAAATCCATCAGTTTGTGATGGGCCATTTTTTCCAGAGTTATTCGTTCGACCTGGACAATACGCTGTACTTCTTCACGTCGGGCCGTTACGAATACCGCAATAAAGGATTTGACCTGACGCTGGAAGCGCTGGCCCGCCTCAACTGGCGCATGCAACAGGCCGGGATGAGTACCACGGTCGTGATGTTTTTCGTAACCCGCCGCCCCTACCGGTCCATCAACCCCGAGGTGCTGGAGTCGCGAGGGGTGATGGAAGAGCTGCGGGAGACGTGCAACGCCATCGAGAAACAGATTGGCGAACGCCTGTTTCAGGTAGCGGCTTCGCAGCACGAGCACCGCCTGCCGGACCTGAATCAGTTCGTGGACGATTACTGGCGCCTGCGTTTTCGGCGGACGCTGCAATCGTGGCGCAGCACCCACCTGCCTTCCATCATTACACACAACCTGATCGACGATCAGGACGACGAGATTCTCAACTTCATGCGGCGCGCCAACCTGCTGAACCACGCCCACGACCGCGTCAAAATGGTGTATCATCCCGATTTCATCTCGCCGATGAACCCGCTGTTCGGGATGGAATACGGCCAGTTTGTGCGCGGCTGTCACCTGGGCATCTTCCCGAGCTATTACGAGCCTTGGGGATACACCCCGCTCGAGTGCGGTGCCAGTGGCGTGCCATCCGTCACCAGCGACCTGTCGGGTTTCGGCGATTACGTGATGAACGCGTTCGACAACCACAAAGACTGCGGCATGTACGTCGTGAATCGCCGTCGTAAAACGTTCTACCAGGCCGCCGACCAGTTGGCCGATATTCTGTTCCAGTTTGTGCAGTTTTCGCGGCGCGACCGCATCAACCAACGCAACAAAGTGGAAAGCCTGTCGGCGACCTTCGACTGGAAGTACCTGGGTAAGTTCTACCTGGAAGCCTACGATCGCGCGTTGGCATAG
- a CDS encoding YwbE family protein, giving the protein MADGRYRKDIKPGQLVDIVLKKDQRTGDLTQGIVKNILTRSAFHPHGIKVRLDDGQVGRVQEILPDEDF; this is encoded by the coding sequence ATGGCAGACGGACGCTACCGCAAAGACATTAAACCCGGCCAGTTGGTCGACATCGTACTGAAAAAAGACCAGCGGACGGGCGACCTGACGCAGGGGATTGTGAAAAACATCCTGACACGCTCAGCGTTTCACCCCCACGGCATCAAGGTTCGCCTCGACGACGGTCAGGTTGGGCGGGTGCAGGAGATTTTACCCGACGAGGACTTTTAA
- a CDS encoding NYN domain-containing protein — translation MDKQTDVHAERRMALLIDGDNARPTLIQKFLNEAGRYGSTTIRRIYGDWTTPNMNGWKGALNNHAVQPVQQFRYTVGKNATDSAMIIDAMDILHSGLASGFCIVSSDSDYTRLATRIRESGIFVMGIGDEKTPRPFVNACNIFIYTENLLEEETSEKKKKVNKTQRKKKQPDPVAMLKEAYELAAGEDDWAHLGTMGTHLRQIDPGFDPRTFGYRQLSQLIRAHSEVFQLRQEGNGSGPTPMFVRMKGS, via the coding sequence ATGGATAAACAAACAGACGTACACGCCGAGCGCCGCATGGCGCTGCTCATCGATGGCGATAATGCCCGCCCCACCCTGATCCAAAAGTTTTTGAACGAGGCCGGGCGCTACGGCAGCACAACGATCCGACGCATTTACGGCGACTGGACCACCCCGAACATGAATGGCTGGAAAGGTGCCCTGAACAACCACGCCGTACAGCCGGTGCAGCAGTTCCGCTACACTGTGGGGAAAAACGCGACCGACAGCGCGATGATCATCGACGCGATGGATATTTTGCACAGCGGACTGGCCTCCGGGTTTTGCATCGTTTCCAGCGACAGCGACTACACACGCCTGGCAACCCGTATCCGGGAGTCGGGCATCTTTGTGATGGGCATCGGCGACGAGAAAACGCCCCGCCCCTTTGTGAATGCCTGCAACATCTTCATCTACACCGAAAACCTGTTGGAAGAAGAGACCTCGGAGAAAAAGAAAAAGGTCAACAAAACGCAACGGAAAAAGAAACAGCCCGATCCGGTAGCCATGCTCAAAGAAGCGTACGAACTCGCCGCCGGCGAAGACGACTGGGCGCACCTCGGCACCATGGGTACCCATTTGCGGCAGATTGACCCCGGTTTCGACCCGCGTACGTTCGGCTACCGGCAACTCTCGCAACTGATCCGCGCGCACAGCGAAGTTTTCCAGCTCAGGCAGGAAGGGAACGGTAGCGGGCCAACGCCCATGTTTGTGCGCATGAAAGGGAGCTGA
- a CDS encoding peptidylprolyl isomerase produces the protein MHFSSLWLFCLLAYCAVACQPASEVTDQQSAQAQPFEEGWQRIHQAQDERNRDSIHGYLSHPQASYRYYAALAAGSLQDSTLTPSLVYLLHDSATKVRRAAAFALGQTGGVPAAQTLRKAVETEPDARVQAALLEAYGKVIDAASLGFFQAYETDDAVARAGLAWGLYRSALRQPVPDSLLPRVIAWLQDSSAAVRLAAAHTLMRGQVPSLNAYVDVLRQVARQDTAVEVRMAAAGAWQHVSVASKKQVLREILTEEPDERVKINAVRALDASTFPSLIDPLKDALQAGGNLAVAVAERLHTLVRPQDVSWLVRVAQAQPSAAWRPQALIYAAALRVSPDKRALRRYVLERYHAAESPYAKAQWLDALAEDPAAFDTLRYFVFTAASPIVTSVGLAGLVRMRQHPDFPASQHETWAASIRRGLSAGDVPLISEAAIAMRNPDPTLKTLSTFRADTSLIFAALRRLQLPRDYETYLDLHATLAFLKERPAPPVRSPAWNHPIDWDLLATLPNEPRVRIETSEGTVELLLLPEEAPGTVASFVALARATFFDSLAFHRVVPNFVVQGGSPTGNGWGSTDYTLRSEFSPRPYRTGSVGMASAGKDTEGCQWFITHSPTPHLDGRYTLFAEVVEGLEVVQQLAVGSTIYSVRLVEDIEDPSP, from the coding sequence ATGCATTTCTCTTCGCTTTGGCTTTTCTGCCTTCTGGCGTATTGCGCTGTCGCCTGCCAGCCTGCCTCAGAAGTAACCGATCAGCAAAGCGCCCAGGCACAGCCGTTCGAAGAAGGCTGGCAGCGCATTCATCAGGCGCAGGATGAACGGAACCGAGACTCCATTCATGGCTACCTCAGTCACCCTCAGGCTTCGTACCGGTACTATGCCGCTCTGGCGGCGGGCTCCCTACAGGACAGCACCTTAACCCCTTCGTTGGTGTACCTGTTGCACGATAGCGCGACCAAAGTACGGCGTGCGGCGGCCTTTGCCCTCGGCCAGACGGGCGGCGTTCCGGCGGCGCAGACACTCCGAAAAGCGGTCGAAACGGAGCCCGATGCCCGGGTCCAGGCGGCGTTGCTGGAGGCCTACGGGAAGGTAATCGATGCTGCCTCGCTCGGCTTTTTCCAGGCGTATGAGACAGACGATGCCGTGGCGCGCGCCGGATTGGCCTGGGGACTGTACCGTTCCGCCTTGCGCCAGCCCGTACCCGATTCTCTTCTTCCGCGGGTGATCGCCTGGTTGCAGGACTCGTCTGCCGCGGTTCGGCTGGCCGCCGCGCATACGCTGATGCGGGGGCAGGTACCGTCCCTCAACGCGTATGTGGACGTCCTGCGGCAAGTGGCGCGCCAGGATACCGCCGTGGAAGTACGCATGGCGGCCGCCGGGGCATGGCAGCACGTGAGTGTCGCGTCCAAGAAGCAAGTATTGCGGGAGATTTTGACCGAAGAGCCCGACGAGCGGGTAAAGATCAACGCAGTACGAGCGCTCGATGCGTCCACTTTCCCCAGCCTGATCGACCCGTTGAAAGACGCTTTGCAGGCGGGCGGCAACCTGGCGGTGGCGGTGGCCGAACGACTCCACACGCTGGTACGGCCGCAGGACGTCTCGTGGTTGGTCCGTGTGGCCCAGGCGCAGCCCTCCGCTGCCTGGCGACCACAGGCCCTGATCTACGCCGCGGCGTTGCGGGTAAGCCCGGACAAACGTGCCCTGCGCCGGTACGTGCTGGAACGTTATCACGCTGCCGAAAGTCCTTACGCCAAAGCCCAATGGCTTGATGCCTTGGCCGAAGACCCCGCTGCGTTCGATACCCTGCGTTACTTTGTTTTTACAGCAGCGTCGCCTATCGTGACGTCGGTAGGGCTGGCGGGGTTGGTACGGATGCGGCAGCACCCCGATTTTCCAGCCTCACAGCACGAAACCTGGGCGGCGAGCATCCGGCGTGGCCTCAGTGCGGGCGATGTGCCCTTGATCAGCGAAGCGGCCATTGCCATGCGCAATCCTGACCCGACGTTGAAAACCCTGTCGACGTTTCGGGCCGATACTTCTCTGATTTTTGCTGCACTGCGTCGGCTGCAGTTGCCGCGCGACTACGAAACGTATCTGGATTTGCACGCGACGCTGGCATTTCTGAAGGAGCGCCCCGCCCCACCGGTGCGCAGCCCGGCCTGGAACCATCCGATCGACTGGGATCTGCTGGCTACCTTACCTAACGAGCCGCGGGTGCGCATTGAAACCAGCGAGGGCACAGTCGAGCTGCTGCTGCTGCCGGAAGAAGCCCCCGGTACGGTCGCAAGCTTTGTGGCCTTGGCACGTGCTACATTTTTCGATAGCCTGGCATTCCATCGGGTAGTGCCTAATTTTGTGGTGCAGGGCGGTTCACCGACCGGCAACGGCTGGGGGAGCACCGACTACACCCTGCGCTCCGAATTTTCGCCCCGCCCCTACCGGACCGGCAGCGTGGGCATGGCGTCGGCCGGAAAAGATACCGAAGGGTGTCAGTGGTTCATCACCCACTCGCCTACCCCGCACCTCGACGGGCGCTACACACTGTTTGCTGAAGTGGTAGAAGGCCTGGAGGTAGTTCAGCAACTGGCCGTGGGGAGCACAATTTACTCGGTGCGCCTGGTCGAAGACATAGAAGATCCTAGCCCTTAA